One genomic segment of Desulfurispira natronophila includes these proteins:
- the flgC gene encoding flagellar basal body rod protein FlgC has protein sequence MSFFNGLEIASTALFAQRQRMNVISSNLANAQTTRTEDGTYYKRKDLVFRPQTIHEEARGKIFPSSFDEAWKKKIEGVQVEAIIEDDKPPILKYDPGHPDADEEGYVAYPNISIVEEMTDMITASRAYEANTAIIETIKKMANEAVGLGRV, from the coding sequence ATGAGCTTTTTTAACGGACTGGAAATAGCCTCTACTGCCCTGTTTGCGCAACGCCAGCGCATGAACGTGATCTCCAGCAATCTGGCCAATGCCCAGACCACGCGCACGGAAGATGGTACCTACTACAAGCGCAAGGACCTTGTGTTTCGGCCCCAGACTATTCACGAAGAGGCTCGCGGGAAAATTTTTCCCTCTTCTTTTGACGAGGCTTGGAAAAAAAAGATTGAAGGGGTTCAGGTAGAGGCTATAATAGAAGATGATAAGCCTCCCATACTCAAATACGATCCCGGTCACCCCGATGCTGACGAGGAAGGTTATGTGGCCTACCCCAACATAAGCATTGTGGAGGAGATGACGGATATGATTACTGCCAGCCGTGCTTATGAAGCCAATACCGCCATTATCGAGACGATCAAAAAGATGGCCAACGAGGCTGTGGGCCTCGGGAGGGTCTAA
- the fliI gene encoding flagellar protein export ATPase FliI: MRMDMDKLKHRVDHTRTVKLIGKVTKIIGLLIESRGPASSIGDLCLIHPINPREPLVTAEVVGFREDVILLMPLGDLAGIGPGSRVEAMKESFTVPVGESLIGRVLDGLGQPIDDKPEPQCHEFYPVHASPPNPFTRKRIDTPIGTGVRAIDGLLTWGKGQRVGIFAGSGVGKSTLLGMISKNSQADINVIALIGERGREVREFIERDLGAEGLARSVIVVATSDQPALVRRQGAYVATAIAEYFRDQGRNVMFMMDSITRFCMSQREIGLAVGEPPTTKGYTPSVFALLPKLMERTGTGSGEGSISALYTVLVDGDDITEPVADASRSILDGHIMLSRHIAAKNHFPAIDVLGSASRVFGEVAPPELQDVAGRMRALLATYHEAEDLINIGAYSKGTNKSIDQAVNRISAINDFLRQGINESEKFENIVPLMRKAMGE; the protein is encoded by the coding sequence ATGCGGATGGATATGGATAAACTGAAGCACCGTGTGGATCACACCCGCACGGTTAAGCTTATTGGCAAAGTTACCAAGATTATTGGATTGCTGATTGAGTCCCGTGGACCAGCTTCGTCCATTGGTGACCTGTGCCTGATCCATCCCATCAATCCTCGTGAGCCCCTGGTGACTGCCGAAGTGGTAGGATTTCGCGAGGACGTGATACTGCTGATGCCTTTGGGCGATCTGGCAGGCATTGGCCCTGGCAGCCGCGTGGAGGCCATGAAGGAGAGCTTTACCGTGCCTGTTGGCGAATCTCTGATCGGGCGGGTGCTCGACGGCTTGGGCCAGCCCATCGACGACAAGCCTGAGCCCCAGTGCCACGAGTTCTACCCAGTGCACGCCAGCCCACCCAACCCCTTTACCCGCAAGCGCATCGACACGCCTATTGGCACGGGTGTGCGGGCCATTGACGGCCTGCTTACCTGGGGCAAAGGGCAGCGAGTTGGTATTTTTGCCGGTTCCGGGGTCGGAAAGTCTACCTTGCTGGGCATGATATCCAAAAACAGTCAGGCCGATATTAACGTTATTGCACTCATTGGCGAGCGGGGCCGTGAAGTGCGTGAATTTATAGAGCGCGACCTGGGAGCGGAAGGCTTGGCTCGCAGCGTCATCGTGGTGGCTACCAGTGACCAGCCGGCCTTGGTGCGCCGCCAGGGGGCCTACGTGGCCACCGCCATCGCAGAGTACTTTCGTGATCAGGGTCGCAACGTCATGTTCATGATGGACTCCATCACTCGCTTTTGCATGTCTCAGCGGGAAATCGGATTGGCCGTGGGTGAACCGCCTACTACAAAAGGCTACACCCCTTCCGTCTTTGCCCTGTTGCCCAAGCTGATGGAGCGCACTGGGACCGGCAGTGGCGAAGGCAGCATATCGGCCCTCTACACCGTACTGGTTGATGGTGACGACATTACCGAGCCAGTGGCAGACGCTTCGCGCTCCATTCTCGATGGCCACATCATGCTGTCCCGTCACATCGCCGCCAAAAACCACTTTCCCGCCATCGATGTACTGGGCAGTGCCTCCCGGGTTTTTGGGGAAGTAGCCCCCCCAGAGCTGCAGGATGTGGCCGGAAGGATGCGGGCCCTGTTGGCCACCTATCACGAAGCGGAAGATCTCATCAATATCGGTGCCTACAGCAAAGGGACCAACAAGAGTATTGATCAGGCCGTCAATCGTATCAGTGCCATAAACGACTTCTTGCGTCAGGGCATCAACGAGTCGGAGAAGTTTGAAAATATTGTGCCCCTGATGCGCAAAGCCATGGGTGAATAA
- a CDS encoding HD-GYP domain-containing protein yields the protein MMKKKIAINELMPGMFIADLNCGFKDHPFASNRFMVRNSMTVAKIRTLGIKEVWIDTNRGRDIPRPASQPAQGSPDGEDKVSISNGTFGGEVVIRKAPSAIPLREEIRMARRTHHEASQTITNIMRDVRLGKNVDPQKTAPVVERLTDSIFRNQNALLSLGRIRNQDQYTFQHSVSVSVLMMVFARNQGLDMETIHHIGQGALLHDIGKVKIPNEILNKPGKLTDDEFSIMKNHARYSGEILADTQDISPICIDVASQHHERWDGSGYPKGLKGNQISPYAQMAAIADVYDAITSDRCYHKGQPPTMVLRRLMEWSKQHFSPKLVQQFIQCVGIYPPGTLVRLKSGKLAIVMESSTERDGGQRDLLQPVVRTIFCTQKKRYIKPELIDLSNRDEVFDSVAASEDPAKWGITVEHYIGTK from the coding sequence ATGATGAAAAAGAAAATAGCCATAAACGAGCTTATGCCCGGTATGTTTATTGCGGACCTCAATTGCGGCTTCAAAGATCACCCCTTTGCTTCCAACCGATTTATGGTGCGTAACTCTATGACAGTGGCTAAAATTCGCACCTTGGGTATAAAAGAAGTCTGGATTGACACCAACCGAGGCCGCGATATCCCGAGGCCTGCCAGCCAGCCGGCACAAGGCTCTCCCGACGGGGAGGATAAAGTCTCCATCAGCAACGGGACCTTCGGCGGGGAGGTTGTCATTCGCAAGGCACCATCCGCCATCCCTCTGCGCGAAGAGATCCGCATGGCCCGCCGCACTCACCACGAAGCTTCCCAAACCATCACCAACATCATGCGAGATGTGCGGTTGGGCAAAAACGTTGATCCCCAAAAGACCGCACCGGTGGTGGAGCGCCTTACCGACTCCATTTTTCGCAATCAGAACGCACTGCTCAGCCTGGGGCGAATCCGCAACCAGGATCAATACACCTTCCAGCACTCCGTCAGTGTCAGCGTCCTCATGATGGTCTTTGCCCGCAACCAGGGTCTGGATATGGAGACCATTCACCACATTGGCCAGGGCGCCTTGTTGCACGACATTGGCAAAGTCAAAATCCCAAACGAAATACTCAATAAACCAGGAAAACTCACCGATGATGAGTTTTCTATTATGAAAAACCACGCTCGCTACAGCGGGGAAATCCTCGCCGATACCCAGGATATTTCCCCCATCTGTATAGATGTGGCGTCCCAGCACCACGAGCGCTGGGATGGCTCAGGCTACCCCAAGGGGCTCAAGGGCAACCAGATTAGTCCCTACGCCCAAATGGCTGCCATCGCTGATGTATACGATGCCATCACCTCTGATCGCTGCTACCACAAAGGTCAACCACCCACCATGGTACTACGTCGCCTGATGGAGTGGAGCAAGCAGCACTTCAGCCCCAAGCTGGTGCAGCAATTTATCCAGTGCGTTGGCATTTACCCGCCAGGCACCTTGGTACGCCTGAAAAGTGGCAAGCTGGCGATAGTCATGGAGTCATCCACAGAGCGCGACGGTGGCCAGCGCGACCTGCTGCAGCCTGTTGTTCGCACGATTTTCTGCACCCAGAAAAAGCGCTATATCAAGCCCGAGCTTATCGACTTGTCCAATCGGGACGAAGTATTTGATTCGGTAGCAGCCTCAGAGGATCCTGCTAAGTGGGGTATAACGGTCGAGCACTACATCGGCACTAAATAG
- a CDS encoding MotE family protein: MNIIGRLMVIIYMLVVLTFFLFSATSHAEERSFAPDYESEINVDNVIHNLQQREEALDRRERNLQAREQQLQELQEDVNGQINRLEALRERIEELVGMIDDERQERLQNLADIYQTMKPREAAAVVAEVPPREAADIFSAMPPRNAGSILQALGRTNPGHAARISYELKNVPGFEDLQDEF; encoded by the coding sequence ATGAATATTATTGGACGCCTGATGGTAATTATTTACATGCTGGTGGTTCTTACCTTCTTTCTCTTTTCTGCCACTTCTCACGCGGAGGAGCGTTCTTTTGCGCCTGATTACGAGAGCGAAATCAATGTGGACAATGTTATTCACAACCTGCAACAGCGAGAGGAAGCATTGGATCGCCGTGAACGCAACCTCCAGGCGCGGGAACAGCAGCTGCAAGAACTGCAGGAAGATGTCAACGGTCAGATAAATCGCCTGGAAGCTCTGCGGGAGCGCATTGAAGAGTTGGTGGGGATGATAGATGATGAACGTCAAGAGCGTCTGCAGAATCTGGCAGACATCTACCAGACCATGAAGCCCCGGGAGGCCGCCGCAGTAGTGGCGGAGGTCCCTCCTCGCGAAGCCGCTGACATCTTTTCCGCCATGCCACCTCGCAATGCTGGCAGTATTCTACAGGCCTTGGGGCGCACCAACCCCGGCCATGCCGCCCGAATCAGTTATGAGCTTAAAAATGTTCCTGGCTTTGAAGACTTGCAGGACGAGTTTTAA
- a CDS encoding undecaprenyl-diphosphate phosphatase → MDTLQVIILAIVQGLTEFLPISSSAHLILVPVFTAWEDQGLAFDLAVHLGSLMAVVAYFRREIVAMAGAWSASLLHSRKSQDSRLAWAILWGTVPVGLAGLAFKGVVETELRSPIVIAISLICFGLLLGWADYRRRGSRSEYDLQWKDILVVGCAQALALIPGTSRSGITITAALFMGLSREGASRFSFLLSIPVTTLAVGLQVLELVTTPGAATDWSAMLWGVVLSGISAYLCIHYFLSFIRRIGMQPFVVYRIGLGLLLLILFL, encoded by the coding sequence TTGGATACCCTACAAGTCATTATACTGGCAATAGTTCAGGGCTTAACTGAGTTTTTGCCCATATCAAGCTCGGCTCACCTTATTCTTGTGCCCGTCTTTACAGCCTGGGAAGACCAGGGGCTTGCTTTTGACCTGGCAGTGCACCTGGGTTCTCTTATGGCGGTGGTGGCTTACTTTCGCCGTGAAATAGTGGCAATGGCAGGAGCCTGGAGCGCCAGTTTGCTCCACTCTCGCAAAAGCCAGGATTCGCGCCTGGCGTGGGCTATTTTGTGGGGAACGGTGCCCGTGGGGTTGGCCGGTCTTGCCTTCAAGGGAGTAGTTGAAACGGAGCTTCGCTCCCCAATCGTTATTGCTATCTCACTCATCTGTTTTGGCTTGCTGCTGGGATGGGCTGATTATCGCAGGCGGGGGAGTCGCAGTGAATACGATTTGCAGTGGAAAGACATCTTGGTCGTCGGCTGCGCCCAGGCCCTGGCACTCATTCCCGGCACTTCTCGCTCCGGTATTACCATTACTGCCGCTCTCTTTATGGGCCTGAGCCGCGAAGGGGCCAGCCGCTTTTCCTTCTTACTCTCAATTCCCGTCACCACCCTGGCAGTCGGACTGCAAGTACTGGAGCTCGTCACCACACCTGGCGCTGCCACCGACTGGAGCGCCATGTTGTGGGGGGTAGTGCTTTCCGGCATTAGTGCCTATCTCTGTATCCACTACTTTCTCAGCTTTATCCGACGCATCGGCATGCAGCCATTCGTGGTATATCGCATAGGGTTGGGATTGTTGTTGCTCATTCTCTTTCTCTGA
- a CDS encoding FliH/SctL family protein, with product MRNVIKKDDPEAQKSTIYDFSFDQNFGGERKKDDYDFPHFHWQKEYSRPSTSKAERKIFKKIDFTPLLDESTYGRPPAEDPPESAYSFPFADEEALQEIRQLLDHEQTLHVVSAAGNEIKIVVEKSGDASPDSHSTDGAPESNEVPAEAVDHGKLQELQQEEIRLGQQVEQRKEELEKLQQELEQTKEQLAQVKEDEKAAMEKARSEADAIREEARKSGEEKGRQELLALESEKLDKVKASYQQTIARLGEAAQKYEKAYMEAEQNLIDLAIHVASNVVNTELKTNHLVIVGQVKKAIVELINREQVMVKVSPGDYDALMQARQDVIQSIPSLKVLNIEKDESLDSGSCVVENEYGSVHASTQSSMREIEQSLKDT from the coding sequence ATGAGAAATGTAATCAAAAAAGACGATCCGGAAGCACAAAAGAGTACAATATACGACTTCAGTTTTGACCAGAATTTTGGTGGTGAAAGAAAAAAAGACGACTACGATTTCCCCCACTTTCACTGGCAAAAGGAATACTCCCGTCCCAGCACTTCCAAGGCTGAACGCAAGATCTTCAAGAAAATCGATTTTACCCCTTTGCTGGACGAAAGCACCTACGGCAGACCTCCTGCCGAAGACCCACCCGAGTCTGCCTATTCCTTTCCCTTTGCGGACGAAGAAGCTTTGCAGGAAATTCGACAGCTGCTTGATCACGAGCAAACCCTCCACGTGGTCTCGGCTGCTGGCAACGAGATCAAAATTGTGGTTGAGAAATCAGGTGATGCGTCACCGGATTCGCATTCAACTGATGGCGCTCCTGAGTCCAATGAAGTACCGGCAGAAGCAGTAGACCACGGAAAACTGCAAGAGTTGCAGCAGGAAGAGATCCGCCTGGGTCAGCAGGTAGAGCAGCGCAAAGAGGAGCTGGAGAAGCTGCAGCAGGAGTTGGAGCAGACCAAAGAGCAGTTGGCACAGGTAAAGGAAGACGAAAAGGCAGCAATGGAAAAGGCTCGCAGCGAAGCTGATGCCATTCGGGAAGAGGCACGGAAAAGCGGCGAGGAAAAGGGGCGTCAGGAGTTACTGGCTTTAGAGTCGGAAAAACTGGACAAGGTCAAAGCCTCGTACCAGCAGACCATTGCCCGCCTGGGCGAAGCGGCCCAAAAATACGAAAAAGCTTATATGGAAGCGGAGCAGAATCTCATTGATCTGGCCATCCACGTGGCCAGCAATGTGGTCAATACGGAGCTTAAGACCAACCACCTGGTCATTGTGGGGCAGGTAAAAAAAGCCATCGTGGAGCTGATCAATCGTGAGCAGGTTATGGTCAAAGTTTCCCCAGGCGATTACGATGCCCTGATGCAAGCCAGGCAGGACGTTATCCAGTCCATACCCAGCCTCAAGGTGCTTAATATAGAAAAGGACGAGTCCCTGGACTCCGGCAGTTGTGTGGTGGAGAATGAGTACGGCTCTGTCCACGCCAGTACTCAAAGCAGCATGCGGGAAATAGAACAAAGCCTGAAGGATACGTGA
- a CDS encoding flagellar export protein FliJ produces MARFLFRFQKVLEHRGRLLDNQQRTLAELRRKRLDANRRRRELEQQAENNMERVRRLRSEGQVSSAQLYLDYLPTIQQQAKKVDIELASLDNEIRRAVEKLKALFKEKRSLEFLRDRDYLRFQEAERKEEEDLLNEINTMKYASRMRDEGRL; encoded by the coding sequence TTGGCTCGCTTTCTCTTTCGCTTTCAAAAAGTATTGGAACACCGTGGACGGCTGCTGGATAATCAACAGCGTACCTTGGCGGAATTACGGCGCAAACGTCTGGATGCCAATCGTCGCCGCCGTGAGTTGGAGCAACAGGCCGAGAACAATATGGAGCGTGTGCGGCGTCTGCGTAGTGAAGGACAGGTAAGCTCTGCTCAGCTTTACCTCGACTATCTGCCCACCATCCAGCAGCAGGCAAAAAAAGTTGATATTGAGCTTGCCAGTCTGGATAATGAGATTCGGCGCGCCGTTGAAAAACTAAAGGCCCTGTTCAAAGAAAAACGCAGCCTGGAATTTCTGCGGGATCGTGACTACTTACGCTTTCAGGAAGCCGAGCGTAAGGAAGAAGAAGACCTGCTTAACGAAATCAATACCATGAAATACGCATCGCGCATGCGCGACGAGGGACGACTATGA
- the fliF gene encoding flagellar basal-body MS-ring/collar protein FliF: MKFSIKELIAQVSRLLQKLSRPQQITLGLVLGASVITIVTLVIWAIVASRPGHQVLFSNLAMEDAGEVAAKLSEMQVPYELQNDGRTIAVPANVVHQTRLNLAQEGLPRGSGVGFEIFDTAGIGMTEFIQKVNFRRALQGELGRTIAAIDGIESARVHIALPERSLFISQDQMAEASVALRLSPHSRLSGDQVNGIIHLVSSSVENLSADAVTVVDEQGRILNDLIQDTPDEDTLNVTQLAYQSNLERSLRRQLDNLLVSVLGQGNAYSNISLELDFDRVEEQREWYDPDSVIRSEQRIEELEQGRDAMGGIPGVRANIADQEDPDAGLSTTRSREVETTNYEIGRTLTNIQRSRGQIKRLTVAVAVNGSYVQEEEDGVTRTVYQPRSQEELDKITALVQSAIGYNENRGDRVVVTNLQFGDPPKSRFQELLEMQDLWQELLKYAGIALFFLFAFIFIIRPIVRWVVDMTRDEEELKKTFGTGQKKPKQLVPTQLPKTMAELESEMESQIDSEASVSASAVRGKVIRKKLEEIVKENPSGAAQLIRIWINDEASKGES, encoded by the coding sequence ATGAAGTTCTCCATCAAAGAGCTTATCGCTCAGGTCAGCCGTCTCCTGCAAAAACTCTCTCGCCCACAACAGATAACACTGGGTCTGGTGCTGGGAGCATCGGTAATTACCATTGTTACGCTTGTTATTTGGGCCATAGTAGCCAGTCGTCCCGGACATCAGGTGCTTTTTTCCAACCTGGCTATGGAAGATGCCGGTGAGGTAGCAGCCAAGCTTTCGGAAATGCAGGTTCCCTACGAACTACAGAATGATGGCCGCACCATTGCCGTTCCCGCCAACGTGGTCCACCAGACCCGTCTCAACCTGGCCCAGGAGGGCTTGCCTCGAGGAAGCGGCGTGGGCTTTGAGATTTTTGATACGGCTGGCATCGGCATGACCGAGTTTATCCAGAAAGTTAACTTCCGCCGCGCCTTGCAAGGGGAGCTTGGGCGAACCATAGCAGCAATTGACGGTATTGAAAGCGCCCGTGTTCACATCGCTCTGCCAGAGCGCTCTCTCTTTATTTCCCAGGACCAGATGGCAGAAGCCAGTGTGGCATTGCGCCTTAGCCCCCACTCCCGCTTGAGTGGTGATCAAGTCAATGGGATTATCCACCTGGTTTCGTCCAGTGTGGAAAATCTTTCCGCTGATGCTGTGACCGTGGTGGATGAGCAGGGTCGCATTCTCAACGATCTGATTCAGGATACCCCCGACGAGGATACCCTGAATGTCACCCAGCTCGCTTATCAGAGCAATCTGGAGCGGAGTCTGCGGCGACAGCTGGACAACCTGCTGGTAAGCGTGTTGGGTCAGGGTAATGCTTACTCAAATATTAGCCTTGAGCTGGATTTTGATCGGGTAGAAGAGCAGCGTGAGTGGTATGACCCTGACAGCGTTATTCGCAGTGAGCAGCGCATAGAAGAGCTGGAACAAGGGCGTGACGCCATGGGAGGCATTCCTGGTGTACGGGCCAATATAGCCGACCAGGAAGATCCGGATGCTGGACTCTCTACGACACGTTCGCGCGAAGTGGAAACCACCAACTATGAAATTGGCCGCACTCTTACCAACATCCAACGCAGCCGTGGCCAGATAAAGCGCTTGACGGTGGCGGTGGCGGTCAATGGCAGCTATGTTCAGGAAGAGGAGGACGGGGTGACACGCACGGTTTATCAGCCCCGTTCTCAGGAAGAGTTGGACAAGATTACAGCACTGGTGCAGAGCGCTATTGGTTATAACGAAAATCGGGGTGACCGCGTTGTGGTAACAAACTTGCAGTTTGGAGATCCACCTAAATCTCGTTTCCAGGAGCTGCTAGAAATGCAGGATCTGTGGCAGGAGCTTCTTAAATACGCCGGTATTGCCCTGTTTTTCCTCTTTGCTTTTATCTTCATCATTCGCCCCATTGTGCGTTGGGTAGTGGATATGACCCGTGATGAGGAAGAGCTGAAGAAAACCTTTGGTACTGGTCAGAAGAAACCCAAACAGCTGGTACCAACGCAGCTGCCTAAAACTATGGCCGAGCTGGAGTCTGAAATGGAGTCTCAGATAGATTCCGAAGCCAGTGTCTCTGCCAGTGCTGTGCGCGGCAAAGTTATTCGCAAAAAACTGGAAGAAATAGTCAAAGAAAACCCCAGTGGCGCCGCTCAGCTTATACGTATCTGGATCAATGACGAAGCCAGCAAAGGGGAGTCCTGA
- a CDS encoding TetR/AcrR family transcriptional regulator codes for MPKPVRARSAETMNKILEAAADLFARDGYDGARVDDIAKTCGVNKASIYYHFQDKRKLYETVLVNMLNRNATAIEQQVRQCPDPEGKLRAFIQEYARVVIADRRVAILMMWEVASGGKNLPISVLEQLSRFINLVAEVLGAGEKEGAFLQSNPYMTYLMIVGSINYYIVGEPLRNVAVHNGVIDNDTVLYNLPTEGIADLMSETLLRCLKV; via the coding sequence ATGCCAAAGCCTGTGCGCGCCCGCAGCGCAGAAACGATGAACAAAATACTTGAAGCCGCCGCGGATTTGTTTGCTCGTGACGGCTACGATGGAGCTCGTGTCGATGATATTGCCAAGACCTGTGGCGTCAACAAGGCTAGCATTTATTACCATTTCCAGGATAAACGTAAGCTTTATGAAACGGTTTTGGTCAATATGCTGAACCGTAATGCAACAGCCATAGAGCAGCAGGTTCGGCAGTGTCCTGACCCAGAAGGAAAGCTACGAGCTTTTATCCAGGAGTATGCCCGGGTGGTGATTGCCGATCGGCGAGTGGCGATCCTGATGATGTGGGAGGTGGCCAGTGGTGGGAAAAACCTTCCCATCAGCGTCCTGGAGCAGCTCTCCCGCTTTATAAATCTGGTAGCTGAGGTACTGGGAGCCGGGGAGAAGGAAGGGGCTTTTCTGCAGTCAAATCCGTATATGACCTACTTGATGATAGTCGGAAGTATTAACTATTATATTGTCGGTGAACCACTGCGAAATGTAGCGGTGCACAATGGTGTTATAGACAATGACACGGTGCTTTACAATTTGCCGACGGAGGGTATTGCCGACCTCATGAGCGAGACGCTTTTGCGTTGCCTTAAGGTTTAA
- the fliE gene encoding flagellar hook-basal body complex protein FliE: MADFNINNSMPLMLDMTKPTGKAEHTEGPQPGKDYPQFSDFLKDSIQEVNSAQKNADRAIEELIAGESKDIHTTMIKMQQADVSLQMMMQVRNKIMDAYQEVMRTQV, encoded by the coding sequence ATGGCAGACTTCAATATTAACAATAGCATGCCGCTAATGCTCGACATGACCAAGCCCACTGGCAAGGCGGAGCACACAGAGGGTCCCCAGCCGGGCAAGGACTATCCACAGTTTTCCGATTTCCTCAAGGACTCTATCCAAGAGGTAAACTCGGCTCAAAAAAATGCGGACCGTGCTATAGAAGAGCTGATAGCAGGCGAGAGTAAGGACATTCATACCACCATGATCAAAATGCAGCAGGCCGATGTGTCGTTGCAGATGATGATGCAAGTGCGTAATAAGATCATGGATGCCTACCAGGAGGTCATGCGCACTCAGGTGTAG
- the flgB gene encoding flagellar basal body rod protein FlgB: MFIAEIFDRTPINLLGTSMTVRSKNQDIIASNIANAETPNYKAKELVFEDQLRQAVLGKREDKEVMPMQRTHQAHLPTDERSPFMPYMQLQNNQTVRNDGNDVELEKEVGRMMENSTMYQVSSTIASKKIEGLKNAIREGR; this comes from the coding sequence ATGTTTATCGCAGAGATTTTCGACCGCACCCCCATAAACCTTCTTGGAACCTCTATGACCGTGCGCTCCAAGAATCAGGATATTATCGCCAGCAATATTGCCAATGCCGAGACACCCAACTACAAGGCCAAGGAGTTGGTTTTTGAGGATCAGCTGCGGCAGGCGGTTCTGGGTAAGCGGGAAGACAAGGAAGTCATGCCAATGCAGCGCACTCACCAGGCGCACCTGCCCACTGACGAGAGGTCGCCTTTTATGCCGTACATGCAACTGCAGAACAACCAGACTGTGCGCAATGATGGCAACGATGTGGAGCTGGAAAAAGAAGTGGGGCGCATGATGGAAAACTCCACCATGTACCAGGTTTCCAGTACCATTGCTTCCAAAAAGATTGAGGGACTAAAGAATGCCATCAGGGAGGGTCGCTAA
- the fliG gene encoding flagellar motor switch protein FliG has protein sequence MAAIPYDMLTGYQKSAVLLIALGEDLSSNVLEHLDDDEVGEISKEIVLMRDIERDTVDQVLDEFHHMALAKGYLTKGGLEYAKSILNKSLGPEKARKIIDRLTRALEQSSGFSFLQKVHAPQLAKFIQNEHPQTISLIMAHLDPSQAAECLAALPEDLQPEVAIRMANLDEISPEVVKKISAVLEEKLDAFTSYQVEIGGVRSVAELFNRMDRTAGKATLEKLEKLAPELAAQIRDMMFVFDDIRMLGDTAITEILKRVDKKVLTIALKGTDEDIQGKFFSNMSRRASDTLREEMEFLGPLKVRDVEKAQQEVIEIVRALEEEGIITIGEQEELIQ, from the coding sequence ATGGCTGCCATTCCCTACGATATGCTCACAGGCTATCAGAAGAGTGCTGTGCTGCTTATAGCTCTGGGCGAAGATCTGAGCTCTAACGTGCTGGAGCACCTTGACGACGACGAGGTAGGTGAGATCTCCAAGGAAATCGTGCTGATGCGCGATATCGAACGGGATACAGTGGATCAGGTCCTCGACGAGTTTCACCATATGGCTTTGGCCAAGGGCTACCTTACCAAAGGTGGCCTGGAGTATGCCAAGTCCATCCTCAACAAATCCCTGGGGCCGGAAAAGGCCCGCAAGATTATCGACCGCCTGACCCGTGCCCTGGAGCAGTCCAGCGGCTTTTCCTTTTTGCAGAAAGTTCACGCGCCCCAGTTGGCCAAGTTTATTCAGAACGAGCACCCCCAGACCATATCCCTGATTATGGCGCATTTGGATCCCTCCCAGGCAGCGGAGTGCCTGGCAGCCCTTCCGGAAGATTTGCAGCCGGAAGTGGCTATCCGCATGGCCAACCTGGATGAGATATCACCGGAAGTGGTGAAGAAGATTTCCGCTGTGTTGGAGGAGAAACTGGATGCCTTTACCTCTTACCAGGTGGAAATCGGCGGGGTGCGCTCTGTGGCGGAGCTCTTTAACCGTATGGACCGAACTGCCGGCAAGGCTACCCTGGAAAAACTGGAAAAACTGGCACCAGAGTTGGCTGCTCAGATTCGCGATATGATGTTCGTTTTCGACGATATTCGCATGCTGGGAGATACTGCCATTACCGAAATCCTCAAGCGGGTAGACAAGAAAGTTCTTACTATTGCCCTCAAGGGCACTGATGAGGATATTCAGGGCAAGTTTTTCAGCAACATGTCCCGCCGTGCCTCCGATACCTTGCGGGAGGAGATGGAGTTTCTCGGTCCTCTCAAAGTACGGGATGTGGAAAAGGCCCAGCAGGAAGTCATCGAAATTGTCCGGGCCCTGGAGGAAGAAGGTATTATTACCATCGGTGAGCAGGAAGAGTTGATACAGTAG